The following proteins are co-located in the Alphaproteobacteria bacterium genome:
- a CDS encoding site-specific integrase, giving the protein MPASKYWYVRMYIPGGPSSGVKKSTRCERIPDAEEFAINCYEERLLEKREYRELGANTFAAYAEKFQEQQKRLIRRGELDAGMLYQDDLKLENDLLPYLGKKHIKQIDYNTINEFIDELHNERNLAQSTLKKYVILVRKVLKEAEKGGVIDYIPTLPVVKRVDNPRPWFKPDEY; this is encoded by the coding sequence ATGCCAGCATCAAAATACTGGTATGTGAGAATGTATATACCGGGTGGTCCTTCCTCTGGTGTAAAAAAATCAACACGATGCGAGCGAATACCGGATGCGGAGGAATTTGCTATTAATTGCTATGAGGAACGACTTTTAGAGAAAAGGGAATATAGGGAGTTAGGTGCTAACACCTTTGCCGCATACGCAGAAAAATTCCAAGAGCAACAAAAACGACTGATACGAAGAGGTGAGTTAGACGCTGGTATGCTCTACCAAGATGATTTGAAATTAGAAAACGATTTGCTCCCCTACCTTGGGAAAAAACACATCAAGCAAATTGACTACAATACGATTAACGAATTTATTGATGAGCTACACAACGAACGGAACCTCGCACAATCCACTCTCAAAAAATATGTGATACTTGTTCGCAAGGTGCTGAAGGAAGCAGAGAAGGGTGGTGTAATTGATTACATCCCTACCCTGCCAGTAGTTAAAAGAGTAGATAATCCGCGACCTTGGTTCAAACCAGACGAATAC
- a CDS encoding crotonase/enoyl-CoA hydratase family protein translates to MKEYANGKITAEIDGPVTIVTMNRAEVRNALDDESALALGLAFREFAADPEQQVAVLTGAGGAFCAGADLKALSKREVGVYLAWAGDAEGPTNPTLAKPVIAAIEGHAVAGGLGIALWCDIRIIDEDSVFGVFCRRFGVPMSDGTTVRLPRLIGMSRALDMMITGRAVRGQEAIEWGLATRMAAKGETLEAALELAHAVAKFPPLAMKGDRRSVYEQQDLDLYAALAHEKELAQEAKQSEANAGASRFAIGAGRHGDFEVT, encoded by the coding sequence ATGAAAGAATACGCCAACGGCAAGATCACCGCGGAAATCGACGGCCCGGTCACCATCGTCACCATGAACAGGGCCGAAGTCCGTAACGCCCTGGACGATGAATCGGCCCTGGCACTGGGCCTGGCTTTTCGGGAATTCGCGGCCGACCCTGAACAACAGGTCGCCGTGCTGACCGGCGCCGGCGGCGCGTTCTGCGCCGGTGCGGATCTGAAAGCGTTGTCAAAGCGCGAGGTGGGCGTCTACCTGGCCTGGGCCGGCGATGCCGAAGGGCCGACCAACCCGACGCTTGCCAAGCCGGTCATCGCCGCGATCGAAGGACATGCGGTCGCCGGCGGTCTGGGAATCGCCTTATGGTGCGACATCCGCATCATCGATGAAGACAGCGTGTTCGGCGTGTTCTGCCGCCGCTTCGGTGTGCCGATGAGCGATGGCACCACCGTGCGCCTGCCGCGATTGATCGGCATGAGCCGGGCCCTTGATATGATGATCACCGGGCGAGCGGTTAGGGGGCAAGAGGCGATCGAGTGGGGTCTTGCCACCCGCATGGCGGCGAAAGGCGAGACCCTGGAAGCGGCGCTTGAACTGGCCCACGCAGTCGCCAAGTTTCCGCCCCTTGCCATGAAAGGGGACCGCCGATCGGTCTATGAACAGCAGGACTTGGACCTCTACGCCGCCTTGGCCCACGAAAAGGAGCTGGCCCAAGAGGCCAAGCAAAGTGAAGCCAACGCCGGCGCCAGCCGCTTTGCTATTGGTGCCGGCCGGCACGGCGATTTCGAGGTAACCTAA
- the rplU gene encoding 50S ribosomal protein L21, with amino-acid sequence MYAVIRTGGKQLRVAKDDVIKVEKLAAEEGGEVTLDDVLMLGDGSDTTIGTPVVEGATVSATVLEQTRGDKIIVFKKKRRKNYRRRKGHRQDLTVLRIDAISPPGTKKTAAKTAAKPAAKTDAAEETAPAAPKAKKKAAKAETADKADTAKEEKAKAPAKKKAAKAAAKE; translated from the coding sequence ATGTACGCGGTCATCAGGACGGGCGGCAAGCAACTTCGGGTCGCCAAGGACGATGTCATCAAGGTCGAGAAGCTGGCCGCCGAAGAAGGCGGCGAGGTGACGCTCGACGACGTGCTGATGCTTGGCGATGGCAGCGACACCACCATCGGCACGCCTGTGGTCGAAGGGGCCACCGTCTCGGCCACCGTGCTGGAGCAGACGCGCGGCGACAAGATCATCGTTTTCAAGAAGAAGCGGCGCAAGAACTACCGCCGCCGCAAGGGCCATCGTCAGGACCTCACCGTGCTGCGCATCGACGCCATCAGCCCGCCGGGCACCAAGAAGACGGCGGCCAAGACGGCGGCCAAGCCCGCCGCGAAAACCGACGCGGCCGAGGAAACGGCGCCCGCGGCGCCCAAGGCCAAGAAAAAAGCGGCAAAGGCCGAAACGGCCGACAAGGCAGACACGGCCAAAGAGGAAAAGGCCAAGGCGCCAGCGAAAAAGAAAGCGGCGAAGGCCGCCGCCAAGGAGTAG
- the rpmA gene encoding 50S ribosomal protein L27: MAHKKAGGSSRNGRDSIGRRLGIKKYGGEAVIPGNIIIRQRGTRWHPGQNVGLGRDHTIFAKVEGRVAFAKSGDRTFVSVEPTG, encoded by the coding sequence ATGGCACACAAAAAAGCGGGCGGCTCATCACGCAACGGCCGCGACTCCATCGGCCGGCGGCTCGGCATCAAGAAGTATGGCGGCGAGGCGGTGATCCCGGGCAACATCATCATCCGCCAGCGCGGCACGCGCTGGCATCCCGGCCAGAACGTCGGCCTGGGCAGGGACCACACCATCTTCGCCAAGGTCGAGGGCCGCGTCGCCTTCGCCAAGTCGGGCGACCGCACCTTCGTCTCGGTGGAGCCGACGGGGTAG